One segment of Hippopotamus amphibius kiboko isolate mHipAmp2 chromosome 4, mHipAmp2.hap2, whole genome shotgun sequence DNA contains the following:
- the GSKIP gene encoding GSK3B-interacting protein: METDCNPMEMSSVSGFEEDAELNGFEGTDMKDMRLEAEAVVNDVLFAVNTMFVSKTLRCADDVAYINVETRERNRYCLELTEAGLRVVGYVFDQVDDHLQTPYHETVYSLLDTLSPAYREAFGNALLQRLEALKRDGQS, translated from the exons ATGGAAACAGACTGTAATCCCATGGAGATGAGCAGTGTGTCAGGATTTGAAGAAGATGCAGAGCTTAATGGCTTTGAAGGAACTGATATGAAAGACATGAGGCTGGAAGCTGAAGCAGTTGTAAATGATGTTCTTTTTGCTGTTAACACCATGTTTGTCTCAAAAACCCTGCGCTGTGCAGACGATGTGGCCTATATCAACGTGGAAACAAGAGAAAGGAATAGATACTGCCTGGAGCTCACtgaagcagggctcagg GTGGTAGGTTATGTTTTTGACCAGGTGGATGATCATTTGCAGACTCCCTACCATGAAACAGTCTACTCCTTGCTGGATACACTCAGTCCTGCCTACCGGGAAGCATTTGGAAATGCACTCCTTCAAAGGCTGGAAGCTTTGAAAAGGGATGGACAGTCATGA